One Prosthecodimorpha staleyi DNA window includes the following coding sequences:
- a CDS encoding extracellular solute-binding protein — protein sequence MINRRSLLKTGAAAVALPAILRAHDALATSGSVNVFAWGDYFDKNTILADFEKKTGIKVNLSTFGSNEEAENKLRAAGAKGFDIVTPSVDTGPNYYKDNLLAEIDEKKFNVAAVVPSIYRNSITLGATNRGKRYLVPFDWGTEAITYDSSILAKKSGELSYGDLWADGLDKKVALRQKSIFTSIAIYLDATGQLKTNRALDMYKSEDDSRRIFEACLKFAVSKKKNFGAYWNNATEATAAFTDAGCVIGQTWDTTGILLNRKTNKKWKYGMPKEGGLAWTDTIAMPAGAANVDQAYAFMNYIFTPETGGVFANTTGYNSCAVGAEKYLSDEAKAAFEMAYAPGTIDNLWWWPIMTPFFSKLRGEYVEKLTNA from the coding sequence ATGATCAACCGTCGTTCCCTGCTCAAGACCGGGGCTGCCGCCGTGGCTTTGCCGGCCATCCTGCGCGCGCACGATGCGCTCGCCACGTCCGGCTCGGTCAACGTCTTCGCCTGGGGTGACTATTTCGACAAGAACACCATCCTGGCGGATTTCGAGAAGAAGACCGGCATCAAGGTCAATCTCTCGACCTTCGGATCGAACGAAGAGGCCGAGAACAAGCTGCGTGCCGCCGGCGCCAAGGGCTTCGACATCGTGACGCCTTCGGTCGATACCGGTCCGAACTACTACAAGGACAATCTGCTCGCCGAGATCGACGAAAAGAAGTTCAACGTCGCGGCGGTGGTGCCGTCGATCTACCGCAACTCGATCACGCTCGGCGCGACCAATCGCGGCAAGCGCTATCTGGTGCCGTTCGACTGGGGTACCGAAGCGATCACCTATGACAGCTCGATCCTCGCGAAGAAGTCCGGCGAACTCTCCTACGGCGACCTCTGGGCCGACGGCCTCGACAAGAAGGTGGCGCTGCGCCAGAAGTCGATCTTCACCTCGATCGCGATCTATCTGGACGCCACTGGCCAGCTGAAGACCAACCGCGCCCTGGACATGTACAAGTCCGAGGACGATTCGCGCCGGATCTTCGAGGCGTGCCTGAAGTTCGCGGTTTCCAAGAAGAAGAATTTCGGCGCCTACTGGAACAATGCGACCGAGGCGACGGCCGCCTTCACCGACGCCGGCTGCGTGATCGGCCAGACCTGGGATACGACCGGCATCCTCCTGAACCGGAAGACCAACAAGAAGTGGAAGTACGGCATGCCCAAGGAGGGTGGCCTCGCCTGGACCGACACCATCGCTATGCCGGCCGGCGCCGCCAATGTCGATCAGGCCTATGCTTTCATGAACTACATCTTCACGCCCGAGACCGGCGGCGTCTTCGCCAACACCACCGGCTACAATTCCTGCGCGGTCGGGGCCGAGAAGTATCTGAGCGACGAGGCCAAGGCGGCTTTCGAGATGGCCTATGCGCCGGGCACCATCGACAATCTCTGGTGGTGGCCGATCATGACGCCGTTCTTCAGCAAGCTGCGCGGCGAGTATGTCGAGAAGCTCACCAACGCCTGA
- a CDS encoding ABC transporter permease: MRKLVDAYGAGITTILLLLVAIWTLGMVIAPQATMLDQSLWSLERGTVDLTVEIDRTYNELSTAKYDYEHSKDAEARLALDVKIQGLTQKIAELELKEKQPDKVYGLQNYTRMTDIHLQIFMKTIFYAVMVTLLALVVCYPVAYMAALASSGLRATLLLLALVIPYALNELLRIYAWLMILDYQGVINGVLEWFGITDLAARRWIPFLESPAAVFMAMVYTYVLFMVFPIYNTLETLDRNQIEAARDLGASVPRIHARVIIPHAKPGIAVGCIMTFMLSAGSYSVPQIMTRGQGGDWFSQLVYRQFFEANNWNIGAAYAFSLLAACMVFVFLVMTVFGIRLKDIAR, from the coding sequence ATGCGTAAGCTCGTCGACGCCTACGGCGCCGGGATCACAACGATCCTCCTCCTCCTGGTGGCGATCTGGACCCTCGGCATGGTGATCGCCCCGCAGGCGACCATGCTCGACCAGTCATTGTGGTCGCTCGAACGCGGCACCGTCGACCTGACCGTCGAGATCGACCGCACCTATAACGAATTGTCCACCGCCAAATACGACTACGAGCACAGCAAGGACGCCGAGGCGCGCCTGGCACTCGATGTCAAGATCCAGGGGCTTACCCAGAAGATCGCCGAACTGGAGCTGAAAGAGAAGCAGCCCGACAAGGTCTACGGCCTTCAGAACTATACGCGGATGACCGACATCCATCTGCAGATCTTCATGAAGACTATCTTCTATGCCGTGATGGTCACGCTGCTGGCGCTGGTCGTGTGCTATCCGGTCGCCTATATGGCGGCGCTCGCCTCGTCGGGCCTGCGCGCGACGCTGCTGCTGCTGGCCCTGGTCATTCCCTACGCGCTGAATGAGCTTCTGCGCATCTATGCCTGGCTGATGATCCTCGACTACCAGGGCGTCATCAACGGCGTCCTGGAGTGGTTCGGCATCACCGACCTGGCGGCCCGGCGCTGGATTCCGTTCCTGGAAAGCCCGGCGGCGGTGTTCATGGCGATGGTCTATACCTACGTCCTGTTCATGGTCTTCCCGATCTACAACACGCTGGAAACGCTCGATCGCAACCAGATCGAGGCGGCACGCGACCTCGGCGCCTCGGTACCGCGCATCCATGCCCGCGTGATCATCCCGCATGCCAAGCCCGGGATCGCGGTCGGCTGCATCATGACCTTCATGCTGTCGGCCGGCTCCTATTCGGTGCCGCAGATCATGACGCGCGGGCAAGGCGGCGACTGGTTCAGCCAACTCGTCTACCGGCAGTTCTTCGAAGCCAACAACTGGAACATCGGCGCGGCCTACGCCTTCTCGCTGCTGGCCGCCTGCATGGTC
- a CDS encoding ABC transporter ATP-binding protein yields MATHGRDVHLKAVSVTFDTFTAVAPNHLEVKAGEFFSILGPSGCGKTTLLRVISGFLSPTAGRVLIGGTDMTDLGPNERPTALIFQNLALFPLMTVAENVAFGLEARGVGRKERRRRADELLDLVALSGMGDRMPGQLSGGQRQRVAVARALAVEPAVLLLDEPLSALDLKLRQHMRAELKTIQRRTGVTFIYITHDQSEALAMSDRIAVMNAGRIEQVDTPDRLYALPATPFVAGFVGEQNSYRGRVAETADGYAAVDTPIGRIRGRAAQPVSVGAAAIAMVRPERVGLVGDRETANRFEAHLTNRVLEGPVVTHEFAMDGGTMVAQAPNLGIRSHWLASVHAIGFDADDAVVFPAEASDA; encoded by the coding sequence ATGGCAACGCATGGCAGGGACGTTCACCTCAAGGCCGTGTCGGTCACCTTCGACACCTTCACGGCCGTGGCGCCGAACCACCTGGAGGTCAAGGCCGGCGAATTCTTCTCGATTCTCGGTCCTTCGGGCTGCGGCAAGACCACGCTGCTGCGCGTGATCTCCGGCTTCCTGTCGCCGACGGCGGGCCGCGTCCTGATCGGCGGCACCGACATGACGGATCTCGGCCCCAACGAGCGGCCGACCGCGCTGATCTTCCAGAATCTGGCGCTGTTCCCGCTGATGACGGTCGCCGAGAATGTCGCCTTCGGGCTCGAGGCGCGCGGTGTCGGCCGCAAGGAGCGGCGGCGGCGGGCGGACGAACTGCTCGATCTGGTCGCGCTGTCCGGCATGGGCGACCGCATGCCGGGGCAATTGTCCGGCGGCCAGCGCCAGCGCGTCGCGGTGGCCCGGGCCCTGGCGGTCGAGCCCGCCGTGCTGCTGCTCGACGAGCCGCTCTCGGCGCTCGACCTGAAGCTGCGCCAGCACATGCGGGCGGAATTGAAGACGATCCAGCGCCGCACGGGCGTCACCTTCATTTACATCACCCACGACCAATCCGAGGCGCTCGCCATGTCGGATCGGATCGCGGTGATGAATGCCGGCCGGATCGAACAGGTCGACACCCCCGACCGGCTCTATGCGCTTCCGGCGACGCCCTTCGTGGCCGGCTTCGTCGGCGAGCAGAACAGCTATCGCGGCCGGGTCGCCGAGACGGCGGACGGCTATGCGGCGGTCGACACGCCGATCGGCCGGATTCGGGGACGCGCCGCCCAGCCGGTTTCGGTCGGCGCCGCAGCCATCGCGATGGTCCGGCCCGAGCGGGTCGGCCTGGTCGGCGACCGCGAGACCGCCAACCGCTTCGAGGCGCATCTGACCAACCGCGTGCTGGAAGGGCCCGTCGTCACCCACGAATTCGCCATGGACGGCGGCACCATGGTGGCGCAGGCGCCCAATCTCGGCATCCGTTCGCACTGGCTCGCCTCGGTCCATGCCATCGGCTTCGATGCCGACGACGCGGTCGTGTTCCCGGCGGAGGCGTCCGATGCGTAA